GCTGCGCGCGATGTCCCAGTGGTCGATGGCATCGCCCAGGGTCGGCATGTGCACGGTCGAGACATCGCGGTTGATCAGCCCGGCATCCGACAGCTGGCCGAGGATGCCGAAGATTCCGCCCGCGCGGTGCACGTCCTCCATGTGTACGTCGGCGACCGCCGGGGCGACCTTGCAGAGACAGGGAGTGATCCGGCTGAGCCGATCCATGTGATCGAGGGTGAAGTCGACCTCGCCTTCGCGGGCAATGGCCAGCAGGTGCAGCACCGTGTTGGTCGACCCGCCCATGGCGATGTCCAGCGTCATGGCGTTCTCGAAGGCCGCCTGGGTCGCGATGCCGCGCGGCGTCACCGACATGTCGCCACCTTCGTAATGGCGTTTCGCCAGGTCGACAATTTTGCGCCCCGCTTCCAGGAACAGCCCCTTGCGGTCCGCGTGTGTCGCCAGCGTCGAGCCGTTGCCGGGCAGGGCCAGACCCAGGGCTTCGGCAAGGCAGTTCATGGAATTGGCGGTGAACATACCCGAGCACGACCCGCAGGTCGGGCAGGCGTTCACTTCGAATTCATTGACCTGCTCGTCGCTCATGTCGGGATTCGCGGCCTGCACCATGGCGTCGACCAGGTCGACCGCGATGTCCTTGCCGTCGACATTGACCTTGCCGGCCTCCATCGGGCCGCCCGAGACGAAGATCGCCGGCACATCGAGGCGCATCGCCGCCATCAGCATCCCCGGCGTGATCTTGTCGCAATTGGAAATACAGATCATCGCATCGGCGCAATGGGCGTTCACCATGTATTCGACGCTGTCGGCGATGATCTCGCGCGACGGCAGCGAATAGAGCATCCCGTCGTGCCCCATAGCGATCCCGTCATCGACCGCGATGGTATTGAATTCCTTGGCGACCCCGCCTGCTGCCTCGACCTCTCGGGCGACCATCTGGCCCAGATCCTTCAGGTGGACATGCCCCGGCACGAATTGGGTGAAGGAGTTCACGATGGCGATGATCGGTTTGCCGAAATCGCCGTCTTTCATGCCCGTGGCGCGCCAGAGCGCCCGTGCCCCTGCCATGTTCCGTCCGGAGGTCGATGTCTTTGAACGATACGGTATCACGTTTACTGTCCTTCGTGGAATGTGGCTGGCAAGGCGCGTGCTGCGGCAATTCGGGCCTGCGGGCGCGCCGGGCGCCTTCAGACTCAGGCCCGTTATTGCGCCAAGCGCCCATTCGCTGCAACCCCACGCGCAAAAAGCGCCGCCCGGCACCATACGTCGGGGGCTGATCGCCGGGCCCTGATCGCCGGGCCCAGTTCGCCAGAGAAGGAAGGTCCTTAAAGGGACGTGTCCTGCGGGCAGGCCGTCTGGGCAGGCCTGGGGTCCCCTTCCCCCGCCCCGAAGGCCGCCGCCGTGCGGTCACCGATCACCGAAGCGATTTCGGCGAGGGTCGTCATGTGCTCTTCCAGCGGCGAGGCCTGCAAGCGCTGGTCGAAGATCGCGAAGAGCGCCGCAAGGTCGGGCACCCGGTGCAGCGCCAGGATGAAGGGATGGCTGAACCGCGCCATATAGGCCACATTCAGCCGCGTCAGCCGTTCGGCGTCCTGCGCGCTGAGCGACATCAACCCAAGGCGGGCCTGTTCACTGGCGGATTCATCGGTCATGCGCCCGGCCACGGCTTCGCATCCGGCCAGTTCGGGATGCACCCGGAACAGCGCCAGACGGCGGGCGGGACCGGCGGCCAGGATGCATTCGACGAGCGCGGCCGCAAGGGCTTCGGTGCTGGCAAAGGGGCGCTGAGCGACGACATCCCGCGCGACCCATTCCGAGCGTTCGACCAGGGGGGCAATCCGGGCGATGGCCGTCCGGGCCGGGGCTGAGTTCAAGGCATCGAGAGGGGAAATCATCAGGTCTTTCTCTGGCTGTGTTGAGATGGAAAACACCGCCGTAGCGGGTGTCACGGCCAGAATGCGACAGGAGGCCATTCCAATCCATGACATTGTCAGCAACCATGCATTCTGAAAAAGAGAACGGATAGACTGAACGCCGGAGCGTCTCGCACCCCTCTCCGGACCCTTTCGAAACACGCTGCGCCCCATGCCGCGCGCCTCCTTGGTCACGGCCAGATCGGTTGACTTACATCTGAAAACGGGCGCATGGGGACCCAACCGCACCCCGGAGACCTCGCACCGTGTCCACCAACCCCTATGAAGCAGACGGTTTCTACGATGAGGCCATCGCCGCGGGGCGTCACCGCGCCATCGTCGGGGGCCGTTGGGATGAAACCGGGCGCATCCAGATGTCGGTACTGCGCGACGCCGGCCTGCTGCCGCATCATCATCTGCTGGACATCGGCGCCGGGGCGCTGCGGCTGGGGTGCAAGGCGGTGCCCTACCTCGAGCCGGAGCACTACTGGGCCACCGATGCCTCGCGCGCGATCCTGCTGGCCGGGCATAGGGCCGAACTGGCAGCCCCGGACCGGCTGGATCCGCAGCACCTGATCGAGGACGCGCGCTTCGATTTCCCCGGCGTTCCCGGCAACATCACCCATGCGATCGCCTTCGCGGTCTTTCCGCATCTGCCGATGGTCTACCTGCGCCGCGCCCTGACCAGCCTGCGCCGCTTTGCAAAGCTGGAGCGTTTCCTGTTCACCGTCTTCCTTGCCCCCGACGCGACCAGCGCGGCGGCGCCCTGCCGGCAGCCGGATGGTGTGGTCACCCACGACCTCCGCCCCCCCTATCACCTGCTGCCCGAAGACGTCACCCACATGGCGCGCTGTACCGGCTGGCAGGTCACGCGCAGTGACGTGATGCTGCCACGCGGTCAGGTGCTGTTCACGGCTCAGCCAGAGGTCTGAAAGGGCAACAGGCGGCGCGCGCCACGGCATCGGGACAGCCGCAGCGCAGGGCGCGCAACGCGTTCGGCCAGCCTGTGCATTTTGCTGAAAGTGGTGCCCGGGGGCGGAATTGAACCACCGACACGAGGATTTTCAATCCACTGCTCTACCCCTGAGCTACCCGGGCACGGGTGACGGCCTCGCCGTCGGGTGGAGGCGTTCTAGGCGAGGTGGCTGGCGGTGTCCAGAGGGTTTTTACCAAAATCCCGCAACAATCCGCAGCGCCCTGCCTGTCTTTGCGTAAGCCCCTGAAAGGATCAGGAAAAACGCCCCGATTGCAGGGCTTTTTCAACCTCTGCCTCGACCGCATCCATTGCGGCTTCGATGTCTTCGGGGTCGCGGGATGGGACGGCATAGCTGCCGTTCATCCAACGCGCCAGATCGCGGTCTGCGCAGCGCGCCGAGCAGAAGGGACGATAGGCCGCGTCACTGGCGGATTTGCAGATCGGACAGGTCATCCGGCCAGCTTGGCAAGGATCGCAGCCAAAGGCAAACGGGCGCGTTTGCGCTGCAGCTCGTAGTTGCCCATCGGGGTCCAGCCAGCCAGCACCGTCTCGACCGGATCGGCGCGGAAGGCCGCGCGCAAGGCGCTTTCGAACTGGCGGCGATCCTTCTTGCCCATCGGCGCGAGATCGACGTAGACGATGCCGCCGAGGCCGCGCACGCGCAGCTGGCGAGGCAATTCGCGCATCGCAGCCAGGTTCGCCTTGAACCCCGCCGCCGGGCTGCTGTCACCGCCGGTGTTCACATCGACGCTGACGCAGGCGCGGGTGGCCTCGACATAGATCCGGCCACCGCCGGGCAGATCTGCTCCGCCGAGGAAAGGCTGCAACAGGTCCAGCACGCCTTCAGCCTCGAAAGGACCAAGCCCGTCGCTGCTGCGTCCTTCGACGATCTTGCCGTCCCAGTCCCGCAGGGCAAGCTGATGCGCCGTGGGGCCGTCCAGCAGCAGTTCCGGGTCGCTGCCCGTATCGGCCAGCACCTGGGCGGCCAGATCAGCCATGGCGGCGACATCTTCGGCCACCGCATCCAGGTCCGCGCCATCGCAATTGGAGCGCAGGATCAGGCCCGCACCGGCGGCTGCGACGGGGTGTTCGGCGAAGACCTCATGCGCAATTTCCATCAGGCTGTCGCGCAGATCGTCGTCGCGCAGCGCGCGCGAGATATTCATGCCCGGTGCATCGGGGGTCACGATGGCATAACGGCTCTTGAACAGAACCTTGGTGGTCAGCGGCACGGCCTTGCCCGGTTCGGCGTAGCCAGTGACCTGCACCAGCAGCGGCTGGCCGGGCTTCATGCCGCGCAATTGGCGCAGGAAGCCGGACCCTTCGGGGGTCTTGACGAACATGCCGCCCTGCCCCTTTACGGGCCGGTCGGTGATGGCACGGTAAATGGTTCCGGGCGCGGGGACGTCCGGCGTGTCGACCAGCAGGTCGGTGACCCGACCGTCTTCGATCAGCGCCGCCATTTCGACCTCGGTGTCACCATCGCGCGTGGTGTGGTCCAGGATGATCCGCTTGTCGGTCATTGTCTTTCCTTCCAGATCGGCCAGCCTGCCGCCGTCAACAGGGTCGCGGTTTCCGCCACGGGCAAGCCCATGACCGCAGAATAGGACCCCTGAATCCAGGGCACCAGCGCACCGGCCAGCCCCTGAATGCCATAGCCGCCGGCCTTGCCCTGCCAGTCGTTGCTGGCAAGATAGCCGTTCACCTCGTCATCCGAGAGGCATTTCATGCGGACCTGGGTCACCACGTCCTTTTGCCACAGCCGGTCCCCGGCCTTCACCGCAATGGCCGTGACCACCCGGTGACGACGCCCGGAAAGCGCCCATAGGAATTCAGCCGCCTGCCCCGCATCCTCGGGCTTGCCCAGGATCCGGCGGCCAAGCGCGACGGTGGTGTCGGCGCAAAGCACGATTTCGTCCGCCGCCGCCGTCACGGCCGCCGCCTTTTCCCGCGCCATGCGCGCGCAATAGGGGCGTGGCTGTTCGCCGGGCAGCGGGGTCTCGTCGATATCAGGGGGACGGATGTCGTCGGGAACCACCCCCAGCTGAGCCAGAAGCTCGAGCCGCCGGGGGCTTCCCGATCCAAGGACGAGTTTCAACCCGGCCTCGATCGATTACTTGAAACGATAGTTGATCCGACCCTTGGTCAGATCATAGGGGGTCATTTCGACCTGTACCCTGTCGCCCGCGAGGACACGGATGCGGTTCTTGCGCATCTTGCCTGCCGTATGTGCGATGATT
The Pseudooceanicola algae genome window above contains:
- the ilvD gene encoding dihydroxy-acid dehydratase, which encodes MIPYRSKTSTSGRNMAGARALWRATGMKDGDFGKPIIAIVNSFTQFVPGHVHLKDLGQMVAREVEAAGGVAKEFNTIAVDDGIAMGHDGMLYSLPSREIIADSVEYMVNAHCADAMICISNCDKITPGMLMAAMRLDVPAIFVSGGPMEAGKVNVDGKDIAVDLVDAMVQAANPDMSDEQVNEFEVNACPTCGSCSGMFTANSMNCLAEALGLALPGNGSTLATHADRKGLFLEAGRKIVDLAKRHYEGGDMSVTPRGIATQAAFENAMTLDIAMGGSTNTVLHLLAIAREGEVDFTLDHMDRLSRITPCLCKVAPAVADVHMEDVHRAGGIFGILGQLSDAGLINRDVSTVHMPTLGDAIDHWDIARSKDNQVHELFSAAPGGVRTTEAFSQASRYRSLDTDREKGVIRSKEHAFSQDGGLAVLFGNIALEGCVVKTAGVDDSILKFSGPAKVCESQDEAVNRILGKEIQAGDVVIIRYEGPRGGPGMQEMLYPTSYLKAMKLGKACALITDGRFSGGTSGLSIGHVSPEAAEGGNIGLIVEGDMIEIDIPNRTINVALSDADLAARRAEMEASGDAAWKPAKPRKRKVSRALRAYASLVANASHGAVRLDP
- the uraD gene encoding 2-oxo-4-hydroxy-4-carboxy-5-ureidoimidazoline decarboxylase, yielding MNSAPARTAIARIAPLVERSEWVARDVVAQRPFASTEALAAALVECILAAGPARRLALFRVHPELAGCEAVAGRMTDESASEQARLGLMSLSAQDAERLTRLNVAYMARFSHPFILALHRVPDLAALFAIFDQRLQASPLEEHMTTLAEIASVIGDRTAAAFGAGEGDPRPAQTACPQDTSL
- a CDS encoding class I SAM-dependent methyltransferase, producing MSTNPYEADGFYDEAIAAGRHRAIVGGRWDETGRIQMSVLRDAGLLPHHHLLDIGAGALRLGCKAVPYLEPEHYWATDASRAILLAGHRAELAAPDRLDPQHLIEDARFDFPGVPGNITHAIAFAVFPHLPMVYLRRALTSLRRFAKLERFLFTVFLAPDATSAAAPCRQPDGVVTHDLRPPYHLLPEDVTHMARCTGWQVTRSDVMLPRGQVLFTAQPEV
- a CDS encoding DNA gyrase inhibitor YacG, which translates into the protein MTCPICKSASDAAYRPFCSARCADRDLARWMNGSYAVPSRDPEDIEAAMDAVEAEVEKALQSGRFS
- a CDS encoding ribonuclease E/G, coding for MTDKRIILDHTTRDGDTEVEMAALIEDGRVTDLLVDTPDVPAPGTIYRAITDRPVKGQGGMFVKTPEGSGFLRQLRGMKPGQPLLVQVTGYAEPGKAVPLTTKVLFKSRYAIVTPDAPGMNISRALRDDDLRDSLMEIAHEVFAEHPVAAAGAGLILRSNCDGADLDAVAEDVAAMADLAAQVLADTGSDPELLLDGPTAHQLALRDWDGKIVEGRSSDGLGPFEAEGVLDLLQPFLGGADLPGGGRIYVEATRACVSVDVNTGGDSSPAAGFKANLAAMRELPRQLRVRGLGGIVYVDLAPMGKKDRRQFESALRAAFRADPVETVLAGWTPMGNYELQRKRARLPLAAILAKLAG
- a CDS encoding Maf family protein, producing MKLVLGSGSPRRLELLAQLGVVPDDIRPPDIDETPLPGEQPRPYCARMAREKAAAVTAAADEIVLCADTTVALGRRILGKPEDAGQAAEFLWALSGRRHRVVTAIAVKAGDRLWQKDVVTQVRMKCLSDDEVNGYLASNDWQGKAGGYGIQGLAGALVPWIQGSYSAVMGLPVAETATLLTAAGWPIWKERQ
- the infA gene encoding translation initiation factor IF-1, giving the protein MAKEDILEFPGVVKELLPNATFRVELENGHEIIAHTAGKMRKNRIRVLAGDRVQVEMTPYDLTKGRINYRFK